In the Rhinatrema bivittatum chromosome 6, aRhiBiv1.1, whole genome shotgun sequence genome, one interval contains:
- the TENT5D gene encoding terminal nucleotidyltransferase 5D: MTESSDYRFSNLTWDQIKILDQVLTEVIPIHGRGNFPTLEVKPKDIIHAVKEQLVAKQIVVRDIRLNGSTASHILIKQNGTSCKDLDIIFGVELPGEQAFQIVKEIVLDCLLDFLPKCVNKEKITALTMKEAYVQKMVKVSNDHDRWSLISLSNNSGKNVELKFVNSLRRQFEFSVDSFQIILDSMLNVYKNEHSDLTEDFHPTVIAESMYGDFKEAMNHLRYKLIATRNPEEIRGGGLLKYSNLLVREFKPTSETEIKSLERYMCSRFFIDFPDVTEQQRKIESYLRNHFIGEEKSKYDYLMTLRGVVNESTVCLMGHERRQTLNMITILALKVLGEQNIIPNTTNVTCYYQPAPYVSDRNFSNYYIAQGQPPIFYQPYPLHIHMQSGLV, translated from the coding sequence ATGACTGAAAGTTCAGATTACAGATTCAGTAATCTCACCTGGGATCAAATTAAGATATTAGACCAGGTATTGACTGAGGTAATACCTATTCATGGAAGAGGGAACTTTCCAACACTGGAGGTGAAGCCGAAGGATATTATTCATGCTGTAAAAGAACAACTTGTAGCAAAACAGATCGTTGTCCGTGATATCCGTTTGAATGGCTCTACTGCTAgtcacatccttataaaacaaaatggAACAAGCTGTAAAGATCTGGACATCATTTTTGGGGTAGAACTTCCTGGAGAACAGGCATTTCAGATAGTAAAGGAGATTGTGCTGGATTGTCTTCTGGACTTCTTGCCAAAATGTGTCAATAAGGAAAAGATCACTGCTTTAACTATGAAAGAAGCCTATGTGCAAAAGATGGTTAAAGTTTCTAATGATCATGATCGTTGGAGTCTCATCTCTTTGTCAAACAACAGTGGGAAGAATGTAGAACTAAAATTTGTAAACTCACTTAGACGACAGTTTGAATTCAgtgttgactcctttcagataaTACTGGATTCCATGCTAAATGTTTACAAAAATGAACACAGCGATCTGACAGAAGATTTCCATCCTACTGTTATTGCAGAGAGCATGTATGGTGACTTCAAGGAAGCAATGAATCACTTGAGATACAAGCTTATTGCAACAAGGAATCCTGAGGAGATCAGAGGTGGAGGCCTTCTGAAATACAGCAATCTTCTGGTTCGTGAATTCAAACCAACAAGTGAAACTGAAATCAAATCTTTGGAGCGTTACATGTGTTCCAGATTTTTCATTGATTTTCCTGATGtgacagagcagcagagaaagattgAGTCCTATCTGCGCAACCATTTCATTGGTGAAGAAAAGAGCAAGTATGACTATCTGATGACTTTGCGTGGAGTGGTAAATGAGAGCACTGTTTGCCTCATGGGACATGAGCGAAGACAGACTTTGAACATGATTACTATCCTGGCTTTGAAAGTGCTTGGAGAGCAGAACATCATCCCCAATACAACTAATGTCACATGCTACTACCAGCCTGCCCCATATGTCAGTGACAGGAACTTCAGCAATTACTACATTGCTCAAGGGCAGCCACCCATCTTTTATCAACCATACCCACTTCACATACATATGCAGAGTGGTCTGGTGTAG